Within Epilithonimonas zeae, the genomic segment TCGAAATAAAAATAATCCGCAATGTGGACGTCATCGTATCTCAGCCATCGTGAACCTGCCCAAACATCCCAATCACTTCCCATAATATTTCTGGCTTCCACAAATGCTTCCGGCAAAGCGATAATCATCCCCTGGTTGGATTTTGAATCTACATTTCCCAGGAAAGTGCCACCTGAATAGAAACTTAATCTCGCCTGCATATCGATTTTTGTTGTTTTTATACTGTCACCATTCATAACCGGCGTGAAATGAAAAGCAGGTAAAAAATCCACATAATCGCCCTGATCCATTCTTCCTCCAAGTGAACCCTGATTATTAAGATTCAGTTGTCTTCCGGTTTTTCCATCTGCATTTGGTGAATATCCGACGCCAATCCTACCCGTTGTCCCAAAGGAAAAATCCTTATTCGTGATCACAATTTGAGCGTGAGAAGCCTGGCTAATGATCAATAAAAACCAAAAGCTGTATTTAAAAACATTGAAGTTCTTCATCTTATTTAAGTGTCTTTGGCTTGTAAAATTTCAAAGCAAATAATAGAATTACAGCATAACAAACAATTGGAAGAAGATAAGCGTGTGCAATATCTTTCTCAGCAATTTTTCCCATCAAAGGAGGAAATATAGCGCCACCAAACATTGCCATCACAAGAAAAGAAGATGCCTGCGGAACTTTGCTGCCTAATCGTTTCAATCCAAGGCTGAAAATAGTAGGATACATTACACTTAGGAAGAGATTTAATAATATTAAACTAATGAAAGATGCCCAACCGAAACTTTGTGAAATAATTAAACATAATACAATATTACAAGCGGTGAAAATTGCAAGAAGTTTATTCGGAGCAATGAATTTCATTAAAAATGTACCTACAAAACGTCCGATCATCATCATCGCCATACTTAGAGAAAAATAATACGAAGCCTGAATCTCCGGAAGATGCATTTTCTCAACACCATAATTGATGAAATATGCCCAGGTTCCACCTTGTGCAGCAATGTTAAAAAACTGTGCAATAACAGCAAATATAAAATGTCTTTGTTTCCAAAGTGGCGCGTGCGGGTCTGAAACTGAAGCTTCTACTCCATTTTCGCTCTCAGAAATCTGAATATCTTCGGCGTGAGGATCTTTCAGACTTGGAACTTTAATAAAAGAAAAAATAATAGTGATGGTCAAAATCACAACGCCAATCCAGGTGTAAAGATCTTTCACAGAATCCAACGAATTATCATCCAGACCAGACTTTCCGAAGATAAAATAACCTCCCAAAAGCGGACCTATAATTGCACCCAAACCATTGAAAGACTGAGCGAAATTTACTCTTTGATCACTCGTTTTTTCATTTCCTAATGCTGCTACAAAAGGGTGAGCAACCGTTTCCAAGGTTGCCATTCCCATCGCCAAAACGAAAAGTGCGATTCTGAAAAAGTCAAATGACATCTGATTTGCAGCGGGAATGAAGAGAAAAGAACCGAGCGCAAATAATGATAATCCTAGAATCACACCCTTTTTGTAACCAAATTTTTTCATAAACAATCCCGCCGGAATTCCCATTAAAGCATACGCTCCGAAGATTGAAAGTTGTACAAGACCGGATTTTGATTTGGAGATATTCAAAACATTCTGGAAATGTTTGTTCAGAACATCACCCATCGTTAAAGCAATCGCCCAAAAGAAGAATAATGAAATCACAAATGCCAGTACGACAACATATTTCTTTTCTGTAAATTTTGCAGTATTCATAGTGTTGATTTTAAATAGTTTGACCGTAATGTTCTTCGCGGAAAGATTTGAATTCTTCGTAAGTATAATCCGGACAAGCGCCTGATTTCGAAGTAATGAAAGCGCCAAGAGAAACAGCCTGTTTCATAATCTCTTCAGGTAATTTCCCCTGAATTCTTTTTGATAAAAAGCCGGCAAGAAAAGAGTCGCCGCTTCCAACTGTATCGTTAACTTCTATCGGAACTGCTGAAAAATTGTAACTTTTATCTCCGACAAAATATCTTGCACCTTTGCTTCCTTTTGTAAGTACGATCTCATTCAGGTCAAAATGTTTTTGAATTTGTTTGATGCTGTTATCTTCATCAATGTATTCTTCTCCGAGAAACTCGATTATGGTTCTTAATTCTGCTTTGTTCATTTTTACAAGATCTGCTTTTTGAAGTAAAACTTTAATCAAATCAAAATCGATAAAGGGCGGACGGAAATTGACATCAAATACTCTGAATTTGGAAAGCTCTATCAATTCCAAAAGTGTTTTTTTTGATTCTTCGTTTCTTGCAACCAGACTTCCAAAAACAAAAGCATCAGAATTTTGAATCAATTCTTTTTGTTCCGGCGAAACTTTGATATAATCCCAAGCTACATCATCTACAATATCATAATGTGCTTCTCGGTGTTCATCAAAATTTGCAATGACCGTTCCTGTTGGCTTTTCATTATCAACCTGAATAAAATCTGTGGAGATATTCCAGTTTTTGATTTGATTTAGAAGTTCATTTCCCAATTCATCATTCCCGACTTTACTGATCATTTGAACATCGACTCCCATTTTGTCAAGATTGTAAGCCACATTGAAAGGCGCACCACCCGCTCGTGATCCGGCTGGAAAAATGTCCCAGAGAACCTCTCCAAAACATACGGTGTAAGATTTATTATTATTCATAGTTAGGTTAAACGTTTAAGTTAATTAACAAAAAAATTATTTTATAGAATTTTTAATGATAAGCTGTCCGGAAAGAATTATTTTTTTTGCAGTAGAAGTATATTGATTGATTTGAATATCGAGCAATTTGATAGCTTCATCTGCCATTTCTTCTAATGGTTGTTTCACATAAGTAATCTCTGAAGGGAATAATTTATAAGCTTCCGTTTCATCAAAAGCAAGTACAGAAACCTGTTCAGGAACTTTGATATTGTTTTTAACAAGATAAGCAAGACCGGCAACTGCAAGTTTGTTACTTGAAAAATAAAGTGCTGTATTTTTTGGATTTTGTCCTAAAGACAGTTCAAGTTTAGACTGAATTTCTTCCGTAATATTCTCCAGACCCACAGCTATATATTTGGTATTTACTTTTTTCCCTGAATCTGCAATACTTGTCTCAAAACCCGTTTTTCTATCCAAAAGATGAGGCAATTTTGTATCATAACCTAAATAGATAATCTCGTCAAAATCCTTTTCTAATAGATAAGATGTTGTACTTTCCGCAATCTCTCTATTATTCAATATAACACCAGGAACATTGATGCCTTTAAGATATCTGTCGATTGTGACCAAAGGATAATTTTTATCTAATAATTTCTGCAGACTAACTTCCGAATCGGCGACTGGTGCAACAATAATCCCATCAACCTGTTGTTGGGAAAATAGGTCGATCAGTTTTTCAAACTTTTCTGCATTTTCATCAGAGCTTCCGATAATTAAAGTATAACCAAGTTTCAAAGCTCTGTCTTCTAAACTTCTGGCAATGCTGGAATAAAAATCATTGGAAATATCTGCTACAATCAGTCCTAATAATTTACTTTTATTATTCTGTAAGCTTCTGGCAATCTTATTTGGAGTATAGTTAATCGTTTCAGCTATTTCAAAAATTTTTTTCTTGGTGTCCTCACTAATTCTCTGTCCTTCTTTCTTGTTCAGAACATACGAAACTGTTGCTACGGAAACTCCGGCAATTCTGGCAATGTCTTTAATCGATGCTCGTTTCATTATTCTGATTTACACTGCAAAGTATTTAATAATAAATTAAAAAAACAATAGTTGATTTTTTTTGGTCATTTCAGGAAAAAGTGTAATTTGGCAAATTTTATTTTTTGATATAAAATGATTTAAAACACAGAATATCAATAAGAAAAAATCAAACAAGTTACTAATATATTAATTTAATTTTAACAATTAGCCTTTTAATGTTACATTTTGGTTAAACGTTTAACTAAAAATATTTATTTTTTGAAGATTACAAAAAGTGAGAGATATGATTTGTTCTTCATTAGAATCCGTTAATTATAAATCTTGAGCGAAAGTATTAATACTCAAAAATTAGTAAGATTTCACACATTCTGAATAATTTAAATACTGTTTAACACCTTCAAAATATTATCTATATCTTCTAATAAATGGTTTGAGCAGAGTCCTGTCAAGTTCACCAAAAGCCAAATGGCGCCAATTTAATCTAAATTGAGCCATTTTTTTTTGATTCCAAAATAATCTTTTTTAATGTTTTAGAAAATTTAGATTCGAAATACTAATAAATAATTTTTCAGAAAATGATATATCTTACAAATTACTAAGATTCTGTTGATACATTAAAGTATATAGTTAGCACCATTTTTATTTAATGAGAATATTATTTTAAGTAATGGAACATAATCAAAATACAATATTTTAAAAATGACTATTATCAATCATTTTTCTTCCTCACTTATATCCTATTTTTGCAAAAAAGATCAAATGGATAAACTCAATTTTCTGGAAGTTATTGCTGCGATTGCCGTTTTTGTATCGCTGCTGCTTGCCGTATTTTTATTAACGGTAAAGACAGAAAGAAAACTGGAAAACAGATTATTTGCAGCATTCCTTATCATTAATGCCATTGATATCAGCGGACTTTTTATGCATCTTTTTACAGATAGCTATAATCTGAAAGCTTTCAAAATATCTGCCTATTTATTGGTAATGCCTCTTTTTTATCTGTACGTTAATGCCGTTTGTTACTCTGATTTCACCTTAAAAAGAAAGCATTTACTGCATCTTATTCCGTTTATTGTTGCCAATTTAATTTTAGTTCCAAGACTTTTTATGGCAGAAGGAGCTGCTAAAGAGTTGTTCTTTAAAGATATGTGGCATTCCCCTGAAATGTTTTTTTATCAGGCAATCGCAGAACTGCAATATTTCTTTTATATCGTTGGTGTATTTCTTATCCTTAAAAAATACAAGAAGATCTACCTTGAAAACTACACCGATCCAAACACTTTATCATACAAATGGCTGTCTCAGCTTACAAAGATTTTCTTATTCATCCACTTATGTATTATCATAAAAAACATCGTAAGATACACGCAGGATAGGGATTTATTTATCTGGTTGAATATTGTTGCCGGAACAGTTTTTTTATTAACTGCGTGTTGGTTTATTTTAAAAGCATTAAATCATCCTGAGCTTTTTCGAAGAATTGATTCTACCTTAAAACCAACAGAAAATTTTGTTGAAACTCCGAAAACTGAGAATAAAACCGATGACACAAAAAATTTTCAAATCGAACAGCTCAGAAATTTTATGGTTGAAAAAGAACCCTTTTTAGAACCGTCACTAACGATTCAGGAATTGGCAAATCAGGTAAAAATTCCAGTTCGAGATTTGTCTGTTTTAATTAATCAACATATCAATCAGCACTTTTTTGATTTCGTGAATGAATATCGCATCAAAAAAGCAATGACCATTCTAAAAGACCCCACAAAAAGAGAATTAACCGTTTTAGAAATCTTATATGAAGTAGGTTTCAATTCAAAATCTTCTTTCCATACCTCTTTTAAAAAATATACGAATCAAACACCAACAGAATTCAGAAACAATTGATAATTAAATAATTGTAAATACTCGAACTTTGTATTGTAGATAATCGGACTCATTTTAATCAATAAAATGAGTCCGACTTTTTTTACACGGACGTTTTTCAAAACTTTCTACAGCATATTTGTACCAACATATTTAAAGTCAAATTAAAACTTAGAAATAATGAAAAAAATAAGTCTTTTTGTTTTTTTACTGATGTCTGTATTTTGTTTATCACAATTACAAACCGTAAAAATGGACACTCTCCTAAATGTAGAAATTGGTGGAATAAAACAAGCCATAGAAATCAAAACTGATGATGCTAATAAACCAATTCTGCTATTTTTATCAGGCGGTCCCGGAAGTTCAATGATGAAAAATGCGGATTCTTTCACCAATATTTTAAAGAATAAATTTACGATTGTTCAATGGGACCAAAGAGATGCGGGAAAAACATTAGAATTAAATCCTTCACCCATTCAGCCGTCAGTAGAACTTATGGGAAAAGATACTTATGAGGTTATTAATTTCCTGCTCAAGAAACTGAATCACAAAAAGCTTTATCTGTTAGGCAGCTCTTGGGGAAATGCTTTAGGATTTTATATTGTTAGAAATCATCCCGAATTATTGCACGCATATTATGCTGTCAATCCTGTAATAAGCCAACTTGCGAGTGAGAAAGAATTGCTTAAAACATTAAAAATTTATTTTAAAGACAACTCTGTTGCTATGGAAGAATTGTCAAAAGTACATTTTCCTTTTTCTAATGACGAATCTATGTTTTACTTAAGAAAGTGGCTTTTTTATAAAGATGGTAAGCAATATGTAACAAGTGACGATTTCAAAAAAGGCTTTCTTCAATGGTCAAAAACCTGGTCTCCTGCGTGGAATGAAGTACTGAAAATTGATTTACCAAAAACTTTAAATAAAGTCAATTGTCCGCTTTATTTTCTGGTTGGTAAAAACGATATTCAGACATTAACTTCCATTACACAAGAATATTACGAGCAATTGAAAGCACCCAAAAAAGATTTATTTTTATTTGAAAACTCGGGGCATCAAATCCATAAGGATGAAGCTGAAAAGTTTCAAAACATAATCGTTGAAACAGTGAATTAACAAACTTCGATTAAACTATAAATTATGACTTTAAAATATTTAACTACTGTCCTATTTCTTGCTTTAATTGGGTGTAAAAGTGTTTGGATGTACTAATTTAGCTTCCAGTTAAAGTTAAGCATAAAACCTTAATTTTAACCTATGAAAGGAGAGCGAAAAATCTACGATCCTGCTTTTAAAACCAAAGCTGTTGAGCTAAGCAAAGAACGAACTAATGTGTCAGAACTCGCAAGGGAGCTGGGAATCGCAGTCACGCTGCTTTACAAATGGCGTAAGGAGTACGAAGAATTTGGAGAAAGAAGTTTTCCAGGGAATGGAAAACTGAAACTGACACCCGAACAGGAAAAGATTCATGAGCTGGAAAAAAAGTTGAAGGATGCAGAATTAGAACGAGATATATTAAAAAAAGCAATCGGCATCTTCTCCAAGAGCGGTCGCTGAAATATAAATTCATAAAAAATAATGAATCTATTTTCCCGATTGAAAAGATGTGCAATGTTTTAAAACTATGTTCCAGTGGTTATTACAAATGGAAAAACAGGCCTTGCAGCAAGAAATTGCTTTTGAAGGAAAAAATAAAACAGCAAATCACTTCAATATATTTTTCATCAAAACAGCGCTATGGCAGCCCTAGGATTACGTCTGAGCTAAATTCCTTGGGTTACAAAATATCCCGAGTCACAGTGGCTAAATATATGAAAGAGCTTGGACTGCGAAGTAAACTGAGCAAGAAATTTAAAGTGACTACAAACTCTAAACACAATTATTTGGTGGTAGAAAATGTGCTGGACAGGAATTTTATAGCCGAAAAACCTGCGCAAGTTTGGGTTTCTGATATTACCTACATTCAAACCAAAGAAGGATTTTTGTACTTGACAACAGTGATT encodes:
- the fucP gene encoding L-fucose:H+ symporter permease gives rise to the protein MNTAKFTEKKYVVVLAFVISLFFFWAIALTMGDVLNKHFQNVLNISKSKSGLVQLSIFGAYALMGIPAGLFMKKFGYKKGVILGLSLFALGSFLFIPAANQMSFDFFRIALFVLAMGMATLETVAHPFVAALGNEKTSDQRVNFAQSFNGLGAIIGPLLGGYFIFGKSGLDDNSLDSVKDLYTWIGVVILTITIIFSFIKVPSLKDPHAEDIQISESENGVEASVSDPHAPLWKQRHFIFAVIAQFFNIAAQGGTWAYFINYGVEKMHLPEIQASYYFSLSMAMMMIGRFVGTFLMKFIAPNKLLAIFTACNIVLCLIISQSFGWASFISLILLNLFLSVMYPTIFSLGLKRLGSKVPQASSFLVMAMFGGAIFPPLMGKIAEKDIAHAYLLPIVCYAVILLFALKFYKPKTLK
- a CDS encoding alpha/beta fold hydrolase; the encoded protein is MDTLLNVEIGGIKQAIEIKTDDANKPILLFLSGGPGSSMMKNADSFTNILKNKFTIVQWDQRDAGKTLELNPSPIQPSVELMGKDTYEVINFLLKKLNHKKLYLLGSSWGNALGFYIVRNHPELLHAYYAVNPVISQLASEKELLKTLKIYFKDNSVAMEELSKVHFPFSNDESMFYLRKWLFYKDGKQYVTSDDFKKGFLQWSKTWSPAWNEVLKIDLPKTLNKVNCPLYFLVGKNDIQTLTSITQEYYEQLKAPKKDLFLFENSGHQIHKDEAEKFQNIIVETVN
- a CDS encoding helix-turn-helix domain-containing protein, with translation MDKLNFLEVIAAIAVFVSLLLAVFLLTVKTERKLENRLFAAFLIINAIDISGLFMHLFTDSYNLKAFKISAYLLVMPLFYLYVNAVCYSDFTLKRKHLLHLIPFIVANLILVPRLFMAEGAAKELFFKDMWHSPEMFFYQAIAELQYFFYIVGVFLILKKYKKIYLENYTDPNTLSYKWLSQLTKIFLFIHLCIIIKNIVRYTQDRDLFIWLNIVAGTVFLLTACWFILKALNHPELFRRIDSTLKPTENFVETPKTENKTDDTKNFQIEQLRNFMVEKEPFLEPSLTIQELANQVKIPVRDLSVLINQHINQHFFDFVNEYRIKKAMTILKDPTKRELTVLEILYEVGFNSKSSFHTSFKKYTNQTPTEFRNN
- a CDS encoding IS3 family transposase (programmed frameshift), with protein sequence MKGERKIYDPAFKTKAVELSKERTNVSELARELGIAVTLLYKWRKEYEEFGERSFPGNGKLKLTPEQEKIHELEKKLKDAELERDIFKKSNRHLLQERSLKYKFIKNNESIFPIEKMCNVLKLCSSGYYKWKNRPCSKKLLLKEKIKQQITSIYFSSKQRYGSPRITSELNSLGYKISRVTVAKYMKELGLRSKLSKKFKVTTNSKHNYLVVENVLDRNFIAEKPAQVWVSDITYIQTKEGFLYLTTVIDLYDRKIIGWSLSNGMSTEETSLSAWKMAVKNRKIGESLIFHSDRGVQYASRKFANTLEFYGVTRSMSRRGNCWDNAVAESFFKSLKTELIYGNKLITKEKMELEIFEYIEIWYNKKRRHSALNYQTIEEFNNQNKIYQNVA
- a CDS encoding LacI family DNA-binding transcriptional regulator — translated: MKRASIKDIARIAGVSVATVSYVLNKKEGQRISEDTKKKIFEIAETINYTPNKIARSLQNNKSKLLGLIVADISNDFYSSIARSLEDRALKLGYTLIIGSSDENAEKFEKLIDLFSQQQVDGIIVAPVADSEVSLQKLLDKNYPLVTIDRYLKGINVPGVILNNREIAESTTSYLLEKDFDEIIYLGYDTKLPHLLDRKTGFETSIADSGKKVNTKYIAVGLENITEEIQSKLELSLGQNPKNTALYFSSNKLAVAGLAYLVKNNIKVPEQVSVLAFDETEAYKLFPSEITYVKQPLEEMADEAIKLLDIQINQYTSTAKKIILSGQLIIKNSIK
- a CDS encoding carbohydrate kinase family protein codes for the protein MNNNKSYTVCFGEVLWDIFPAGSRAGGAPFNVAYNLDKMGVDVQMISKVGNDELGNELLNQIKNWNISTDFIQVDNEKPTGTVIANFDEHREAHYDIVDDVAWDYIKVSPEQKELIQNSDAFVFGSLVARNEESKKTLLELIELSKFRVFDVNFRPPFIDFDLIKVLLQKADLVKMNKAELRTIIEFLGEEYIDEDNSIKQIQKHFDLNEIVLTKGSKGARYFVGDKSYNFSAVPIEVNDTVGSGDSFLAGFLSKRIQGKLPEEIMKQAVSLGAFITSKSGACPDYTYEEFKSFREEHYGQTI